The following proteins come from a genomic window of Helicobacter sp. MIT 99-5507:
- a CDS encoding DUF2130 domain-containing protein, translated as MNTKEIKCPKCGEVFKVDESGYAAILKQIKDKEFQNELKTFSDQLEKEKENAIMLAKLDSKNQFSEELNKKDHEIARLESLITKEQLSKQNAMIEITSQKDKEILELKNKLESFSKDKELEITKIISKKDSEILEKENHIQKLNGQYQLKEQALREKYEENLRFKDEEISKIKDFKARLSTKMIGESLEQHCEIEFNKLRAIGFQDAYFEKDNDASSGSKGDYIFRCYDKDGSEFISIMFEMKNESNFTATKKKNEDFLKELDKDRRDKNCEYAVLVTMLEPENELYNSGIVDVSHRYEKMYVIRPQFFIPIITLLRNAALNALQVKKELILIKNQNIDIANFENKINDFKDQFSRNYRIASEKFCKAIEEIDKTINHLQKTKEALLSSQNNLRLANNKAEDLSIKRLTKDNPTMKAKFDEVHQQK; from the coding sequence ATGAATACAAAAGAGATAAAATGTCCAAAATGTGGTGAAGTTTTTAAGGTAGATGAATCTGGCTATGCTGCTATTTTAAAACAAATTAAAGATAAAGAATTTCAAAATGAATTAAAAACATTTAGTGATCAATTAGAGAAAGAAAAAGAAAATGCAATTATGCTAGCAAAGCTAGATTCTAAAAATCAATTTAGTGAGGAATTAAACAAAAAAGATCATGAAATAGCAAGATTAGAATCTTTAATCACAAAAGAGCAACTATCAAAACAAAATGCTATGATAGAGATTACCTCACAAAAAGATAAAGAAATCCTAGAACTTAAAAATAAATTAGAATCTTTTAGCAAAGATAAAGAACTAGAAATTACTAAAATTATTAGCAAAAAAGATTCAGAGATTCTAGAGAAAGAAAATCATATCCAAAAATTAAATGGGCAATATCAGTTAAAAGAACAAGCTCTAAGAGAAAAATATGAAGAGAATCTTAGATTTAAAGATGAGGAAATATCAAAGATTAAAGATTTTAAAGCAAGATTATCTACAAAAATGATAGGCGAGAGTTTAGAGCAACATTGTGAAATAGAGTTTAATAAACTTCGTGCAATAGGATTTCAAGATGCTTATTTTGAAAAAGATAATGATGCTAGTTCTGGTAGCAAGGGAGATTATATTTTTCGCTGTTATGATAAAGATGGCAGTGAGTTTATATCAATCATGTTTGAGATGAAAAATGAATCTAATTTTACTGCTACAAAAAAGAAAAATGAAGATTTTTTAAAAGAACTAGATAAAGATAGAAGAGATAAAAATTGTGAATACGCTGTCTTAGTAACCATGCTAGAGCCTGAAAATGAACTATATAATTCTGGCATAGTAGATGTCTCGCATCGTTATGAAAAGATGTATGTTATTCGTCCGCAATTTTTTATCCCAATAATAACACTTTTAAGAAATGCAGCACTAAATGCTTTGCAAGTCAAAAAAGAATTGATACTTATTAAAAATCAAAATATCGATATTGCTAATTTTGAAAATAAGATAAATGATTTCAAAGATCAATTTTCTAGAAATTATCGCATTGCAAGTGAAAAGTTTTGTAAAGCAATTGAGGAAATAGACAAAACAATCAACCATTTGCAAAAAACAAAAGAAGCATTATTATCATCGCAAAATAATTTACGATTAGCAAATAATAAAGCAGAAGATTTAAGCATAAAACGACTAACAAAGGACAATCCAACAATGAAGGCAAAATTTGATGAAGTCCATCAACAAAAATGA
- a CDS encoding DJ-1 family glyoxalase III, giving the protein MNILVPIMQGFEEIELVSIIDTLRRADINIIIARDSNNDDEMVIGAHNIIIKSMCKISQVDIDSLDGIALAGGFEGMLNLKNSKEIIEILQKLDKQNKLISAICASPIVLAQAGVLKNHFTCYPGCESEIQVATKYTQQATCIDENIITANGPASGILFALEIIKKLQGKEKYNKIKSEMLIVES; this is encoded by the coding sequence ATGAATATTTTAGTCCCAATAATGCAAGGATTTGAAGAAATAGAATTAGTAAGTATAATAGATACACTAAGAAGAGCTGATATAAATATCATTATTGCTAGAGATTCTAATAATGATGACGAAATGGTAATAGGAGCGCATAATATTATCATAAAATCAATGTGCAAAATCTCACAAGTCGATATAGATAGCCTAGATGGCATTGCTCTTGCAGGTGGATTTGAGGGGATGTTAAACCTAAAAAATAGCAAAGAAATAATAGAAATATTACAAAAACTAGATAAACAAAATAAGCTTATATCTGCGATTTGTGCTTCACCTATCGTGCTAGCCCAAGCAGGAGTGCTAAAAAATCATTTTACATGCTATCCAGGATGTGAGAGTGAAATACAAGTAGCAACAAAATATACACAACAAGCTACTTGCATAGATGAAAATATAATCACTGCAAATGGTCCAGCAAGCGGAATCTTATTTGCCCTTGAAATCATTAAAAAACTACAAGGCAAAGAAAAATACAATAAAATAAAAAGTGAAATGCTTATTGTAGAATCA
- a CDS encoding amino acid ABC transporter permease, producing the protein MVDKIEIFYNQFILKDGYKLVLEGLGVTIVLSICALFIGLIVGTLVAILMTKKDKSISYKILVCIAKCYVGFFRGTPIVVQLLFIYFVILPLFGLGGGSALLVAVFIFGLNSGAYVSEIVRSGILSIDIGQNEAARALGLKEKQAMRFIVFPQALKNSLPPLCNEFIALLKETSVANYITVHDLTYAFRSIGSSSYEFMIPYLFLALSYLILVLIATYFVRIFERKLRASDKY; encoded by the coding sequence TTGGTTGATAAAATAGAGATTTTTTATAATCAATTTATACTAAAAGATGGTTATAAATTGGTATTAGAAGGGCTTGGTGTTACGATAGTTTTAAGTATTTGCGCACTTTTTATTGGGCTTATTGTAGGGACTTTGGTCGCAATTTTGATGACAAAAAAAGATAAATCAATTTCTTATAAGATTCTAGTTTGTATAGCAAAATGTTATGTTGGATTCTTTAGAGGGACACCAATTGTCGTGCAATTATTATTTATTTATTTTGTTATTTTGCCTTTATTTGGTTTAGGTGGTGGCAGTGCCTTGCTTGTAGCGGTATTTATATTTGGATTAAATAGTGGAGCATATGTAAGCGAAATCGTACGTAGCGGAATCTTGAGTATTGATATAGGGCAAAATGAAGCAGCTAGGGCTCTAGGGCTAAAAGAAAAACAAGCTATGCGGTTTATTGTATTTCCACAAGCATTAAAAAATTCACTACCTCCACTTTGCAATGAATTTATTGCATTATTAAAAGAAACATCAGTTGCAAATTATATAACCGTGCATGATTTGACATACGCATTTAGGTCTATTGGAAGTTCTAGTTATGAATTTATGATACCTTATTTATTTTTGGCACTTAGTTATTTAATTCTTGTTTTGATCGCTACATATTTTGTAAGAATCTTTGAAAGGAAATTGCGTGCAAGTGATAAGTATTAG
- a CDS encoding NADH-quinone oxidoreductase subunit C yields MQDIQKKVYHKNRFYQAPHTLKQNPNETKFSDVFSLIESKVNIIKSYVELDNLVIFINKDEVLNTFLFIKEISFDILSEMSAIHLSDDSFEVFYQLLSMDKKLRLRVKTHTKDCIDSISHIYRNALWSEREAYDMFGIKFNNHKALKRILMPDDWSGHPLRKDYPLHGDLSAQWYEIDKIFGEEYRDVVGPENRDSSYINPKDTFNFAHMGFEVAKGEQVSSVLHDITYQENKGVFVVTKFDKSKELTKRR; encoded by the coding sequence ATGCAAGATATACAAAAAAAGGTTTATCATAAGAATAGATTCTACCAAGCACCACATACTCTAAAACAAAATCCAAATGAAACAAAATTTAGCGATGTTTTTTCTTTGATAGAATCTAAAGTAAATATAATAAAATCTTATGTTGAGCTTGATAATTTAGTAATTTTTATAAATAAAGATGAAGTTTTAAATACATTTTTGTTTATAAAAGAAATTAGCTTTGATATATTAAGTGAGATGAGTGCCATTCATTTAAGTGATGATAGTTTTGAAGTGTTTTATCAATTATTATCTATGGACAAAAAGTTGCGTTTGCGAGTAAAAACACATACAAAAGATTGTATAGATTCTATATCGCATATTTACAGAAATGCACTTTGGAGCGAGAGAGAAGCTTATGATATGTTTGGTATTAAGTTTAATAATCATAAAGCATTAAAGAGGATATTAATGCCAGATGATTGGAGTGGGCATCCATTGCGAAAAGATTATCCATTACATGGAGATTTAAGCGCACAATGGTATGAAATCGATAAGATTTTTGGAGAAGAATATAGAGATGTAGTAGGTCCTGAAAATAGAGATTCTTCATATATAAATCCAAAAGATACTTTTAATTTTGCTCATATGGGGTTTGAGGTGGCAAAAGGCGAGCAAGTTTCATCTGTTTTACATGATATTACTTATCAAGAAAATAAAGGGGTATTTGTAGTTACAAAGTTTGATAAATCAAAAGAGCTTACAAAAAGACGCTAA
- the ftnA gene encoding non-heme ferritin, producing MLSNEVIKKLNEQVAKETYASNLYFNMSSWCYTHRYDGAGLFLFEHAKEESTHATKLISYLNETDSLLTIESIEKPESNFKSLLDVFEKTYEHELKITKSINELVELALNVKDYSTFNFLQWYVAEQHEEETLFRGIKDKISLAGNSDTSLYLIDEYIKGLTGK from the coding sequence ATGCTTTCAAATGAAGTCATAAAAAAGCTAAACGAACAAGTAGCAAAGGAAACATATGCATCTAACTTGTATTTTAATATGAGTTCTTGGTGCTATACACATAGATATGATGGAGCAGGATTGTTTTTATTTGAGCATGCAAAAGAGGAAAGCACTCATGCAACAAAACTTATTTCTTATTTAAACGAAACAGATTCTCTTCTCACAATAGAATCTATTGAAAAGCCAGAATCTAATTTTAAATCATTGTTAGATGTATTTGAAAAAACTTACGAGCATGAATTAAAAATTACAAAATCTATAAATGAATTAGTTGAACTTGCATTAAATGTAAAAGATTATTCTACATTTAATTTTTTACAATGGTATGTAGCAGAACAACATGAAGAAGAAACATTATTTAGAGGCATCAAAGATAAGATCAGCTTAGCAGGCAATAGTGATACTAGCTTGTATCTAATTGATGAATACATAAAAGGTCTTACAGGAAAATAA
- a CDS encoding inorganic phosphate transporter → MDMKSFNKIEQGMQVGISDARKITIALVFMCITCIASTIFSDSGNNMLIMISTIFGMYMAMNIGANDVANNVGPAVGSNTMSLGFAIFIAAIFEAAGAIIAGGDVVDTIRSGIVSQDTFSDINTFIAVMLAALIAGALWLNLATFIGAPVSTTHSIVGGLIGSSIAAGGLGVIHWGVMLEIIISWIVSPMVGGIVSVMFLYIVKRTITYQNDKRLAAKKVIPILIFIMSWSFCLYLLQKGLSKIIYLNSLSQILISTIIAILIFILTKPIISKKADTLQNTKDAVGDLFTIPLIFSAALLSFAHGANDVANAIGPLAAINQAISGVIDAKSNAPIWIMILGGLGISVGLALYGPKLIKTVGSEITELDRIRAFCIALSASITVLIASALGLPVSSTHIAIGAIFGIGFLREYLKSNYNKMEQEIIQAHKGKDAAIVESFLNDFRKSSIKRKQEILKNLKVEDKHNSILNKKAKKALKKSVKDELVKRSALTKIVMAWLITVPVSAIFAAVCFFVVNNFADSF, encoded by the coding sequence ATGGATATGAAAAGTTTTAATAAAATAGAGCAAGGTATGCAAGTAGGCATAAGTGATGCTAGAAAAATCACTATAGCATTGGTATTTATGTGCATTACTTGTATCGCCTCCACTATTTTTAGTGATAGTGGTAATAATATGCTAATAATGATTAGCACCATTTTTGGAATGTATATGGCTATGAATATTGGCGCTAATGATGTAGCTAACAATGTTGGTCCTGCAGTAGGATCAAATACCATGAGTTTAGGCTTTGCCATATTTATTGCAGCGATATTTGAGGCAGCTGGAGCTATTATTGCAGGTGGTGATGTTGTAGATACTATTCGTTCTGGTATCGTATCACAAGATACTTTTAGTGATATAAATACTTTTATTGCTGTGATGTTAGCTGCACTTATTGCTGGTGCTTTATGGTTAAATCTCGCTACTTTTATTGGAGCACCTGTTTCTACTACGCATTCTATTGTAGGTGGATTGATAGGCTCATCAATTGCTGCAGGTGGTCTTGGGGTTATTCATTGGGGCGTGATGTTAGAAATAATCATAAGTTGGATTGTATCTCCTATGGTAGGAGGGATTGTATCTGTTATGTTTTTGTATATTGTGAAGCGGACTATCACATATCAAAATGATAAAAGATTAGCAGCAAAAAAAGTGATACCAATTTTAATATTTATAATGTCTTGGTCTTTTTGTCTTTATCTCTTACAAAAAGGACTCTCAAAGATTATTTATTTAAATTCACTCTCGCAGATTCTAATATCTACCATAATTGCTATATTGATTTTTATACTAACAAAACCTATCATCTCAAAAAAAGCAGATACACTTCAAAATACAAAAGATGCAGTAGGTGATTTATTTACAATTCCACTTATTTTTTCTGCTGCATTACTTAGTTTTGCACATGGTGCAAATGATGTTGCAAATGCAATAGGTCCTCTTGCTGCTATAAATCAAGCTATAAGTGGAGTAATAGATGCAAAATCAAATGCTCCTATTTGGATCATGATACTTGGCGGACTTGGAATCTCAGTTGGTCTTGCATTGTATGGACCAAAATTAATAAAAACGGTTGGTAGCGAAATAACAGAGCTAGATAGAATAAGAGCATTTTGTATAGCTTTATCTGCTTCTATTACAGTTTTGATTGCTTCTGCTTTGGGACTTCCTGTGAGCTCTACTCATATTGCTATTGGTGCTATCTTTGGTATAGGATTTTTAAGAGAATACCTAAAGAGTAATTACAATAAAATGGAGCAAGAAATCATACAAGCACACAAAGGCAAAGATGCAGCAATTGTAGAAAGCTTTTTAAATGATTTTAGAAAATCATCTATAAAAAGAAAACAAGAGATTCTAAAGAATCTAAAAGTTGAAGATAAGCATAACTCAATATTAAATAAAAAAGCAAAGAAAGCTTTGAAAAAGAGTGTAAAAGATGAGCTTGTAAAAAGAAGTGCTTTGACAAAAATTGTCATGGCGTGGCTTATTACCGTCCCAGTATCTGCTATATTTGCAGCTGTTTGCTTTTTTGTTGTTAATAATTTTGCAGATAGTTTTTGA
- a CDS encoding NADH-quinone oxidoreductase subunit B family protein: MAKFEVDYLKNNNIPVTLTSIDKLINWGRSNSLWAMTYGLACCAIEMMASGGSRYDFDRFGTIFRASPRQSDVMIVAGTVTKKHAEFVRRLYDQMPEPKWVISMGSCANTGGMFNTYATVQGVDRIIPVDIYLPGCAPRPETLQYAVMVLQQYIRSKKALQHQTKKRLI; this comes from the coding sequence ATGGCAAAGTTTGAAGTAGATTATTTAAAAAACAATAATATACCTGTAACTTTAACAAGTATTGATAAGCTTATTAATTGGGGTAGAAGCAATTCACTTTGGGCTATGACCTATGGACTTGCTTGCTGTGCGATTGAGATGATGGCAAGTGGTGGCTCAAGATATGATTTTGATAGATTTGGCACGATTTTTAGGGCAAGTCCAAGACAAAGTGATGTTATGATTGTAGCAGGTACGGTTACAAAAAAACATGCTGAATTTGTTAGAAGATTATATGATCAAATGCCAGAACCAAAGTGGGTGATTTCTATGGGCAGCTGTGCAAATACAGGCGGAATGTTTAATACTTATGCAACGGTTCAAGGGGTTGATAGAATCATACCTGTTGATATATATCTTCCAGGTTGTGCTCCTAGACCAGAAACATTGCAATATGCAGTTATGGTTTTACAACAATACATAAGAAGCAAAAAAGCTTTGCAACACCAAACAAAAAAACGTTTGATTTAA
- a CDS encoding metallophosphoesterase family protein codes for MNITLDTYIISDTHFGQNSIIKKERIRNLIANNLGYKNHFDLIVDNWNKKVSQKDRILHLGDVYFKDGFSYLKKLNGKKMLIIGNNDIKKLHKLEKFNFEMKNKVILKIPQKEKIREKIKQKYGTIQEKIYLNGIIMDIDGERILFSHFPVFNRKPNDRFDAIRDVLDDYFRFSDCSLNIHGHTHSKETNNKFCINVSIEQTMLAPIKLKKILKDYRSRL; via the coding sequence ATGAATATCACTCTTGATACATATATCATTTCTGATACACATTTTGGGCAAAATTCTATAATCAAAAAAGAAAGAATACGCAATCTCATAGCAAATAATCTAGGGTATAAAAATCATTTTGATTTAATTGTTGATAATTGGAATAAAAAAGTAAGCCAAAAAGATAGAATCTTGCATTTAGGTGATGTTTATTTTAAAGATGGATTCTCATATCTAAAAAAATTAAATGGCAAAAAAATGCTAATAATTGGAAATAATGATATAAAAAAGCTACATAAACTAGAAAAATTTAATTTTGAAATGAAAAATAAAGTCATTTTAAAGATACCACAAAAAGAAAAAATAAGAGAGAAAATAAAACAAAAATATGGAACAATACAAGAAAAAATATATCTAAATGGAATCATCATGGATATTGATGGAGAGAGAATCTTGTTTAGTCATTTTCCAGTTTTTAATAGAAAACCAAATGATAGATTTGATGCTATTAGAGATGTGTTAGATGATTATTTTAGATTTAGTGATTGTTCGCTAAATATACATGGACATACGCATTCAAAAGAAACAAATAATAAATTTTGTATCAATGTATCAATAGAGCAAACGATGCTCGCACCAATAAAATTAAAAAAAATACTAAAAGATTATAGGAGTAGATTATGA
- a CDS encoding NAD(P)H-quinone oxidoreductase subunit 3 — MSHSVFAYPYFGVFMLFVITFIAFGLTLFIQRKLSTRFASKNREKLKLAQYECGVIPNKQQNRISSRYYIMALLFILFDVEIIFMFPWAVDFKILEMFGFAEMLIFIFLLSIGFIYAWRKGALQWQSLK, encoded by the coding sequence ATGTCGCATTCTGTATTTGCATACCCTTATTTTGGTGTCTTTATGCTATTTGTTATTACATTTATAGCTTTTGGTTTGACACTTTTTATACAAAGAAAGCTAAGCACAAGATTTGCAAGCAAGAACAGGGAAAAACTAAAACTTGCACAATATGAATGTGGCGTTATCCCAAATAAACAACAAAATAGAATCTCATCTAGGTATTATATAATGGCATTGTTATTTATTTTGTTTGATGTTGAGATTATTTTTATGTTTCCTTGGGCTGTGGATTTTAAGATTCTAGAAATGTTTGGATTTGCAGAAATGCTTATATTTATATTTTTATTATCTATTGGTTTTATTTATGCATGGAGAAAAGGGGCATTACAATGGCAAAGTTTGAAGTAG
- the nuoD gene encoding NADH dehydrogenase (quinone) subunit D, translating to MAQIYTRLKPQFENIAFERDDDKMILNFGPQHPSAHGQLRLILELDGELITKATPDIGYLHRGVEKMAENMIYNEFLPTTDRLDYINASSNNYAFALSVEKLIGLEVPRRAQIIRMMLLELNRIISHIFFISVHGMDVGALSVMLYGFKEREYALDLIEDYCGARLTHSSIRIGGVPLDLPQNWCENLSAFLDRLPKEIGLIEKLLSENRIWRARLENVGVVTKDLAKKWALSGVMLRCCGYKWDLRKEEPYELYNEVEFDVPYATDGDSYARYLLYMEEIRQSSRILRQLIKMYKDTPPQIMADSPSYISAPKEQIMTQNYSLMQHFVLVTQGMRPPIGEVYAPTESPKGELGFFINSTGEPYPYRLKIRTPSFFHTGLLQDLLPGHYLADVVTIIGSANIIFGEIDR from the coding sequence ATGGCACAAATTTATACTAGATTAAAACCACAATTTGAAAATATCGCATTTGAACGTGATGATGATAAAATGATATTAAATTTTGGACCACAGCATCCATCAGCACACGGACAGCTAAGATTGATATTAGAATTAGATGGTGAGCTAATAACAAAGGCTACACCAGATATTGGTTATCTACATAGAGGTGTAGAAAAGATGGCAGAAAATATGATATATAATGAGTTTTTGCCTACAACTGATAGATTAGATTATATCAATGCTTCATCAAATAATTATGCTTTTGCACTTAGTGTAGAAAAATTAATAGGCCTAGAAGTGCCACGAAGAGCACAAATCATTAGGATGATGCTTTTAGAGCTAAATAGAATCATCTCACATATATTTTTTATTTCTGTGCATGGTATGGATGTAGGTGCTTTATCTGTTATGCTTTATGGATTTAAAGAAAGAGAATATGCACTTGATTTAATAGAGGATTATTGTGGAGCTAGGCTTACACATTCTAGCATTAGAATAGGTGGAGTGCCTCTTGATTTGCCACAAAATTGGTGTGAGAATCTAAGTGCATTTCTTGATAGATTGCCAAAAGAAATAGGCTTGATAGAAAAACTTTTAAGTGAAAATAGAATCTGGCGTGCAAGATTGGAAAATGTTGGAGTTGTTACAAAAGACTTAGCAAAAAAATGGGCTTTAAGTGGTGTAATGCTTCGATGTTGTGGGTATAAATGGGATCTTAGAAAAGAAGAACCTTATGAATTATATAATGAAGTAGAATTTGATGTGCCATATGCTACAGATGGCGATAGCTATGCTAGATATTTGCTTTATATGGAAGAAATAAGACAATCAAGCAGAATCTTGCGTCAATTAATAAAAATGTATAAAGATACCCCACCGCAAATCATGGCAGATTCTCCATCATATATTTCTGCGCCAAAAGAACAGATAATGACTCAAAATTATTCTTTGATGCAGCATTTTGTATTGGTTACACAAGGCATGAGACCACCTATTGGCGAAGTATATGCCCCTACAGAATCTCCAAAAGGTGAGCTAGGATTTTTTATCAATTCCACAGGTGAGCCATATCCATATAGATTAAAAATAAGAACGCCTAGCTTTTTTCATACTGGTTTATTGCAAGATTTGCTTCCAGGACATTATCTAGCTGATGTTGTTACTATAATTGGATCTGCAAATATTATATTTGGTGAGATTGATAGATAG
- a CDS encoding ABC transporter substrate-binding protein, protein MKIVLFFLSIIGIIFSGCKSDKLTMATAANFAPFEYISGGEFQGIDIDVAKIIASELGKELVISDMEFDSVVQSVASKNADIGLSGLTMNEARKQVIDFSDTYFNAAQMLIIKENDKRFENLKTKEDVIKAINKIKGLKIGVQAGTTGEFYSKGDKDWGFDGFKNTTTISFTNGAMAITAMLNNQLDVVIIDEMPARVLTKTNSGIELIDIALTDEKYAIAVSKGNNELLNKINEILRAIKQDGRMQEIINKYYTQNQ, encoded by the coding sequence ATGAAGATAGTTTTATTTTTTCTATCAATAATTGGAATTATATTTAGTGGTTGCAAAAGTGATAAATTGACGATGGCAACAGCTGCAAATTTTGCTCCATTTGAATATATTAGTGGTGGTGAATTTCAAGGAATTGATATTGATGTAGCAAAAATTATTGCAAGTGAATTGGGAAAGGAATTAGTGATTTCAGATATGGAATTTGACTCAGTTGTGCAATCTGTTGCTTCAAAAAATGCAGATATAGGGCTATCTGGTCTAACTATGAATGAAGCTAGAAAACAAGTAATAGATTTTAGTGATACATATTTTAATGCAGCACAAATGCTAATAATAAAAGAAAATGATAAAAGATTTGAGAATCTAAAAACAAAAGAAGATGTAATAAAAGCAATCAATAAAATAAAAGGCTTAAAAATTGGTGTCCAAGCAGGAACAACAGGAGAATTTTATTCAAAAGGTGATAAAGATTGGGGATTTGATGGTTTTAAAAATACGACAACTATTAGTTTTACAAATGGTGCTATGGCAATAACTGCTATGCTAAATAATCAATTAGATGTAGTAATCATAGATGAAATGCCAGCAAGAGTATTGACAAAAACAAATAGTGGCATTGAGCTAATAGATATAGCACTAACTGATGAAAAATATGCTATTGCAGTAAGTAAAGGAAATAATGAGTTATTAAATAAAATAAATGAGATTCTAAGAGCAATAAAACAAGATGGAAGAATGCAAGAAATAATCAATAAATACTATACACAAAATCAATAG
- a CDS encoding NADH-ubiquinone oxidoreductase subunit E family protein: MKRYDLRQYKNDFINRMNEIIKDELSDGEVGIFIFEIGGDGSDGSIVNMANDSIKSLGFQLLNSIRFNEVDWSIVIKKEKMQDSKEETL, encoded by the coding sequence ATGAAAAGATATGATTTAAGACAATATAAAAATGATTTTATAAATAGAATGAATGAAATTATAAAAGATGAATTAAGTGATGGCGAAGTTGGTATTTTTATATTTGAAATTGGTGGAGATGGAAGCGATGGGAGCATTGTAAATATGGCAAATGATTCTATAAAATCGCTTGGATTTCAGCTTTTAAATTCTATTAGATTTAATGAAGTAGATTGGAGCATTGTAATCAAAAAAGAAAAAATGCAAGATTCTAAAGAAGAAACATTATGA
- a CDS encoding amino acid ABC transporter ATP-binding protein yields the protein MISIRSLSKVFNNKLVLDNINLDIFAKERVVIIGPSGSGKSTLLRCMNLLEIPSSGEVWFENKRISNIDITLYDELQGLSKSALKSKIKEIDSKYKWNLDSARVKMGMVFQHFNLFNNLNVLDNLILAPTKLKRMTKEEAINEALILLNKIGLSSKKDEFPSYLSGGQKQRVAIARALMNKPDVLLFDEPTSALDPEMVGEVLELITELANDGMTMVCVTHEMRFAKNIATKAIFMEDGKIVEIGNGNDFFNNPKSKRLLDFLHKVEH from the coding sequence GTGATAAGTATTAGGAGTTTAAGTAAAGTTTTTAATAATAAATTAGTGCTTGATAATATAAATCTAGATATTTTTGCTAAAGAAAGAGTTGTCATCATTGGTCCAAGTGGAAGCGGTAAATCAACTTTACTTCGTTGCATGAATCTTCTTGAGATTCCAAGTAGCGGTGAAGTGTGGTTTGAAAATAAGCGAATTTCAAATATTGATATAACTTTATATGATGAATTGCAAGGGCTTAGCAAAAGTGCATTAAAAAGCAAAATAAAAGAGATTGATAGTAAATACAAGTGGAATCTAGATTCTGCTAGAGTAAAAATGGGCATGGTTTTTCAACATTTTAATCTTTTTAATAATCTAAATGTCTTAGATAATCTTATCCTAGCTCCTACAAAATTAAAAAGAATGACAAAAGAAGAAGCCATAAATGAAGCTTTAATCTTACTAAACAAGATTGGATTAAGTAGCAAAAAAGATGAATTTCCATCATATTTATCTGGCGGACAAAAGCAAAGAGTTGCAATTGCAAGGGCTTTGATGAATAAGCCTGATGTATTACTTTTTGATGAGCCTACAAGCGCACTTGATCCAGAGATGGTAGGTGAAGTATTAGAGCTTATTACAGAGCTTGCAAATGATGGAATGACTATGGTTTGCGTTACGCATGAGATGAGGTTTGCAAAAAATATAGCTACAAAAGCAATATTTATGGAAGATGGAAAAATAGTAGAAATTGGCAATGGAAATGACTTTTTTAATAACCCAAAAAGCAAGAGATTATTAGATTTTTTACATAAAGTTGAGCATTGA